One Papaver somniferum cultivar HN1 chromosome 10, ASM357369v1, whole genome shotgun sequence genomic window carries:
- the LOC113317413 gene encoding uncharacterized protein LOC113317413 gives MDPSVVTRKLLDKNGSCWVTIDGENYYVGKVWKQIKNDKAAQKALLKDLQTGEDSGYLEAKKLLKEADDGDSSGISRKSAHSAPAPCPPEPPTWPPTGSFAGQADEHRFQSEDPGSWVRAEVSKQISHAHHTWDMLNSMLAYTVLRM, from the exons ATGGATCCATCTGTTGTTACTCGAAAATTGTTAGATAAAAATGGTTCTTGCTGGGTAACCATAGATGGCGAA AATTATTACGTGGGAAAAGTCTGGAAACAAATTAAGAATGATAAAGCAGCTCAAAAAGCTCTGTTGAAGGACCTTCAAACAG GCGAGGATAGTGGATACTTGGAAGCCAAGAAATTGCTGAAAGAAGCTGATGACGGAGATAGTTCAGGTATAAGTCGCAAATCTGCGCACTCAGCACCTGCACCTTGCCCACCAGAACCACCCACATGGCCTCCGACTGGAAGTTTTGCAGGACAAGCTGATGAACATAGGTTCCAATCTGAAGATCCCGGATCATGGGTTCGCGCTGAGGTCTCAAAGCAAATTAGTCATGCTCATCACACCTGGGACATGTTGAACTCAATGTTAGCCTACACGGTTCTAAGGATGTGA